In a single window of the Rhopalosiphum padi isolate XX-2018 chromosome 1, ASM2088224v1, whole genome shotgun sequence genome:
- the LOC132932123 gene encoding katanin p60 ATPase-containing subunit A-like 2 isoform X2: MYIKTASTLVEEACLNTSHHAVCDNIDLDTILIEYENYYFLRYQKKPQISKSLDIAKSDIHNATRNKTKTCKKSNTNQHSQDTQSIDTTFITVTPINICNESLEDEYCLPSIDLGYWKDEWRVYAEMISKEILVTNPNVRWSDIKGLSMPKKLLDEAIVLPTKYPDLFTGLCTPWTAMLFYGPPGTGKTLLAKAVATECKTTFFNITPSTLVAKWRGDSEKLIKVMFEMAEQMSPSTIFIDELDTIASKRIDHEASRRLTSEILIHMDGLLRSEKRIFLLATSNHPWELDPAIFRRLEKRIFVDLPDVQARKDMFVYYLSEMLQKHKYIKCDIDSDSLAQETNGYSGSDIRLVCKETAMQAMRSIFQVLEKKTGNNINFTITTKEVKNAISITKPSTSETDNNKYKIWQSQYSSC, from the exons AT gtacataaaaacgGCATCGACATTAGTAGAAGAAGCTTGTTTAAATACAAGTCATCATGCGGTTTGTGATAACATAGACTTAGATACTATTCTTATAGAatacgaaaattattattttttacgttatCAGAAAAAGCCACAAATTAGTAAATCGTTGGATATTGCAAAATCTGATATTCACAATGCTACCAGAAATAAAACCAAAACttgtaaaaaatcaaatacaaatcaACATTCACAAGATACTCAATCAATAGACACAACTTTTATTACAGTAACtcctataaatatttgtaatgaatCTTTGGAGGATGAATATTGTTTGCCTTCTATTGATCTCGGATATTGGAAGGACGAATGGCGAGTATACGCTGAAATGAtatcaaaa gaaaTTTTAGTCACTAATCCAAATGTGAGATGGTCAGATATTAAAGGACTTTCGATGCCTAAGAAGTTATTAGATGAGGCTATCGTACTACCAACAAAATATCCTGACTTATTTACTGGACTTTGTACTCCGTGGACGGCAATGTTATTTTATGGTCCTCCTGGTACag GAAAAACATTGCTTGCTAAAGCGGTAGCGACTGAATGTAAAAcgacattttttaatatcacaCCTAGTACACTTGTTGCTAAATGGAGAGGGGATTCTGAAAAGCTTATTAAAGTAATGTTTGAAATGGCAGAACAAATGTCACcaagtacaatatttattgacgAGTTAGATACAATTGCATCGAAGCGTATTGACCACGAAGCTTCACGTAGACTAACAtctgaaatattaatacatatggATGGTCTCCTGCGTTCagaaaaacgaatatttttgttGGCAACGTCAAACCATCCGTG ggAACTAGATCCTGCAATTTTTCGTCGTCTTGAAAAACGTATTTTTGTTGACTTGCCAGATGTTCAAGCTAGAAAAGATATGTTTGTATACTATCTATCGGAAATGTTACAAAAACATAAGTATATCAAATGTGATATTGATAGTGATAGTCTTGCTCAA gaaacTAATGGTTATTCTGGTTCAGATATAAGACTTGTATGTAAAGAAACAGCAATGCAGGCTATGCGTTCAATATTCcaagttttagaaaaaaaaaccggtaataatataaattttacaataacgaCTAAAGAAGTCAAGAATGCAATTTCAATAACTAAACCATCAACAAGTGaga
- the LOC132932123 gene encoding katanin p60 ATPase-containing subunit A-like 2 isoform X1 has protein sequence MIRCDSLNNSTHQGRDYEKKKKQERKKSILYLIENFLRFEGYIKTASTLVEEACLNTSHHAVCDNIDLDTILIEYENYYFLRYQKKPQISKSLDIAKSDIHNATRNKTKTCKKSNTNQHSQDTQSIDTTFITVTPINICNESLEDEYCLPSIDLGYWKDEWRVYAEMISKEILVTNPNVRWSDIKGLSMPKKLLDEAIVLPTKYPDLFTGLCTPWTAMLFYGPPGTGKTLLAKAVATECKTTFFNITPSTLVAKWRGDSEKLIKVMFEMAEQMSPSTIFIDELDTIASKRIDHEASRRLTSEILIHMDGLLRSEKRIFLLATSNHPWELDPAIFRRLEKRIFVDLPDVQARKDMFVYYLSEMLQKHKYIKCDIDSDSLAQETNGYSGSDIRLVCKETAMQAMRSIFQVLEKKTGNNINFTITTKEVKNAISITKPSTSETDNNKYKIWQSQYSSC, from the exons ATGATAAGATGCGATTCATTAAACAACAGTACGCATCAAGGACGCGATTAT gaaaaaaagaagaaacaaGAAAGAAAAAAGTCAATCCTTTATTTGATAGAGAATTTTTTAAGATTCGAAGG gtacataaaaacgGCATCGACATTAGTAGAAGAAGCTTGTTTAAATACAAGTCATCATGCGGTTTGTGATAACATAGACTTAGATACTATTCTTATAGAatacgaaaattattattttttacgttatCAGAAAAAGCCACAAATTAGTAAATCGTTGGATATTGCAAAATCTGATATTCACAATGCTACCAGAAATAAAACCAAAACttgtaaaaaatcaaatacaaatcaACATTCACAAGATACTCAATCAATAGACACAACTTTTATTACAGTAACtcctataaatatttgtaatgaatCTTTGGAGGATGAATATTGTTTGCCTTCTATTGATCTCGGATATTGGAAGGACGAATGGCGAGTATACGCTGAAATGAtatcaaaa gaaaTTTTAGTCACTAATCCAAATGTGAGATGGTCAGATATTAAAGGACTTTCGATGCCTAAGAAGTTATTAGATGAGGCTATCGTACTACCAACAAAATATCCTGACTTATTTACTGGACTTTGTACTCCGTGGACGGCAATGTTATTTTATGGTCCTCCTGGTACag GAAAAACATTGCTTGCTAAAGCGGTAGCGACTGAATGTAAAAcgacattttttaatatcacaCCTAGTACACTTGTTGCTAAATGGAGAGGGGATTCTGAAAAGCTTATTAAAGTAATGTTTGAAATGGCAGAACAAATGTCACcaagtacaatatttattgacgAGTTAGATACAATTGCATCGAAGCGTATTGACCACGAAGCTTCACGTAGACTAACAtctgaaatattaatacatatggATGGTCTCCTGCGTTCagaaaaacgaatatttttgttGGCAACGTCAAACCATCCGTG ggAACTAGATCCTGCAATTTTTCGTCGTCTTGAAAAACGTATTTTTGTTGACTTGCCAGATGTTCAAGCTAGAAAAGATATGTTTGTATACTATCTATCGGAAATGTTACAAAAACATAAGTATATCAAATGTGATATTGATAGTGATAGTCTTGCTCAA gaaacTAATGGTTATTCTGGTTCAGATATAAGACTTGTATGTAAAGAAACAGCAATGCAGGCTATGCGTTCAATATTCcaagttttagaaaaaaaaaccggtaataatataaattttacaataacgaCTAAAGAAGTCAAGAATGCAATTTCAATAACTAAACCATCAACAAGTGaga